The Acidobacteriota bacterium genome has a segment encoding these proteins:
- a CDS encoding ankyrin repeat domain-containing protein, which translates to MRPQANAVVLSGLCFLLGITVDLRGESIADLRVLSAVQKGDKRELRSLLAKRANVNVAAGDGATALAWAVHKEDAEAVDLLIRAGADVNSANDYGITPLALGCVNKNVPIITSLLRAGAAPNAIQKTGETPFMTCVRTGDEAAVRLLLGHGADVSTRDAWAGQTALMWAAAGRHAGVVRMLIERSADVNARSKGNFTPLMFAAQQGDLESAQALLATGAHLNGPPSKDGLTPLLISSAAGHLAVAKLLLEKGADVGAAERRGFTSLHYAAANRGMIELIKPLLAKGLSPNSQVTNDIGRVSDTFRKSEVGQTPFLLAAQAGNTQAMRLLAANGADVNLPTKEGFTPLMIAAGLGIFEPRTETQYRSALEAVRTAIELGANVNAVAGNGWTALHGAAYSGADAIIQHLVEQGARVDVLDQFGQTPLSIASAVVTQESGEFAFIRPHRFYNSTVDLLLKLGATSLEGSGVRRVGSLAVKPGE; encoded by the coding sequence ATGCGACCACAGGCAAATGCCGTCGTGCTTTCCGGCCTTTGCTTTTTGCTTGGCATCACTGTGGATTTACGCGGCGAGTCGATCGCGGACCTGCGCGTTTTGAGCGCGGTGCAGAAAGGCGACAAGCGGGAACTCCGCAGCTTGCTGGCCAAGCGGGCCAACGTGAATGTCGCGGCGGGCGATGGCGCCACGGCGCTGGCCTGGGCAGTTCACAAGGAAGACGCGGAAGCGGTGGACCTGCTGATCCGCGCGGGCGCGGATGTGAACAGCGCCAATGATTATGGAATCACTCCCCTCGCGCTAGGCTGCGTGAACAAGAACGTGCCCATTATCACCAGTCTGCTGCGGGCTGGCGCTGCCCCCAACGCCATTCAGAAAACCGGCGAGACTCCCTTCATGACCTGCGTGCGGACCGGCGATGAGGCGGCGGTGCGTCTGTTGCTGGGGCATGGCGCGGATGTGAGCACCCGCGACGCGTGGGCCGGGCAGACCGCGCTGATGTGGGCGGCGGCGGGCCGGCACGCTGGGGTGGTGCGCATGTTGATTGAACGCAGCGCAGACGTCAATGCCAGATCGAAAGGCAACTTCACCCCGCTGATGTTTGCTGCCCAGCAAGGGGACCTCGAGTCGGCACAGGCTCTGTTGGCGACCGGGGCACATCTAAACGGGCCGCCGTCGAAAGATGGTTTGACCCCGCTGCTGATCAGCAGCGCTGCCGGCCACCTTGCGGTCGCCAAGCTGCTCCTGGAAAAAGGCGCGGACGTAGGCGCAGCCGAGCGGCGCGGATTTACGTCGCTCCACTATGCGGCGGCGAATCGGGGGATGATTGAGCTAATCAAGCCGCTGCTGGCCAAGGGCCTTAGTCCGAACAGCCAGGTTACCAATGATATTGGGCGCGTATCCGATACCTTCCGCAAAAGCGAGGTGGGCCAGACGCCGTTTTTGTTGGCGGCTCAGGCAGGCAACACGCAGGCCATGCGCCTGCTGGCGGCGAACGGGGCAGACGTGAATCTGCCCACCAAAGAAGGGTTTACGCCGCTGATGATTGCCGCCGGGCTGGGCATTTTTGAGCCTAGGACGGAGACCCAATACCGCAGCGCGCTGGAGGCCGTGAGGACCGCTATCGAACTCGGCGCCAACGTCAACGCAGTGGCGGGCAACGGATGGACTGCGCTGCACGGCGCGGCGTACTCCGGCGCGGACGCCATCATTCAGCATCTGGTGGAGCAGGGTGCTCGGGTGGACGTGCTCGACCAGTTTGGGCAGACGCCGCTCAGCATCGCTTCTGCGGTCGTAACCCAGGAGTCTGGCGAGTTTGCCTTCATCCGGCCACACCGCTTTTACAACAGCACAGTTGATTTGCTACTCAAGCTGGGGGCTACATCTCTCGAAGGTTCTGGTGTGC